A region of the Candidatus Melainabacteria bacterium genome:
GTGAGTTTTATTGGATGACTTGCGCAGGCGAATACGCCTTCGCTGAAAGCATCGAGGCGATGGGCAAAAACCTTGCCGAAGTACAGCCAACCATGATTCTGGTCGTGCCGCGCGTTATGGATAGAATCTATTCAAAAGTACGCATCGGCATAGAAGGCGCTTCCGGCCGACGAAAGAAGCTGATCAACTGGTCTATTGCAGTTGGCAAACAGATCGTCGGGAAAAGGGCTGAGGGTAAAAACATCTCGGCATTTTTGCAAGCAAAATACTGGCTCGCAGAGAAGCTTGTGCTCGGCAAACTCCGCGAAAAAATTGGACCGAGACTTAACCTTGTCGTCAGCGGTGGAGCACCCGCGTCCACAGAACCAATCGAGTTCTTCAATGCAATCGGCATCGATACACTTGAGGGGTATGGACTAACCGAGACAACCGCTCCCGCTTGCGTGAATCTGCGCGGCAAAGTAAAAATCGGCACAGTCGGACCAACGCTGCCTTCAATCGATTTGAAAATCGGAGAAGACGGCGAAATCCTTCTTAAAGGACCATCGATCTTCAATGGCTATTACAAGAATGCAGAGGCTACAGCAGATGCTTTCGAAGATGGCTGGTTCAAAACCGGAGACATCGGAGAAGTGGACAGAGACGGCTATCTGAAGATCACTGACCGCAAGAAAGATTTGATCGTCAACTCTGCCGGAAAGAATATTGCGCCACAGAGAATAGAAGCGATACTGAAAACGGTGCCTTTTGTCTCGCAAGCCGTTGTCTTTGGAGATAAGCAGAAGGCTCTTGTTGCCTTGTTAACGCTCGATGAACAGGCTGCGACCGAATTTGGACACGAACAAAACTGGGAATTCAACTCATATGCTGAGCTATTGAAGCAACCGAAATTGAATCAGTTCTTGCGCAAAGAAATCCAATCTCGCTCGGGTCAGTTAGCTGATTATGAAGTCGTGAAGCGCTTCGCCGTTCTACCAGATGAGCTCTCTGTCGATGAAGGCGAATTGACAGCGACGTTAAAGATCAAGCGAAATGTCGTTGCCAGCAGATATAAATCGGTCATCGAAGCTTTGTACAGAGACGAGAACGTCGATGCAGCGGCGCTCGTTGGTGGCTCAAAACGCTAGGAATTAGTCCGAAGGACTCATCAGTCTAATTCAGCTCTGTTCAAGCAGAGCAGGTGAGCTTGCTCCTTCGATTTTGGCGCCACAAGACGCACAGGAGGACACATTTTGGGTTTCAAATGCTACTGCTTATTCGTCGGTGATATCGAAAATGGCTATTTCGGTACTGGACCTCAACATTCGCCGGAAAAGGCCAGACAGATTCTGAAAAAACTTGGCTACGATCCGCATATCCAGGGGAAAGGCTACAACGCGGAGATCTATCCACGCAAACGCAATCAGATCGTTATTGGTGCATTCGACAACGGTGCCTTCATTGCAACAGAAAAGATCATGGACGAGTTGGAAACGCATGAAGATAAACTTCTGCGTCAGGCAATGTCATGTTATCCCGGTGGAAACTTATTGGCGCTGGGCTTACATAGCGTAACTGGTTTTGCTGCCTTCAATTACTATCGGAATGGTGAACTGATCAGGGCGTTTGCAGGTGATGGCGAGGTTGACATAATCCATGAGAATGGCAATCGCATGCCAGAGGAAGAGCGTGTATACGCAAACTCATTTGAAAAGGATGGCAGTCTAGTATTTCCACGTGAAATCTCGGGCAAGATAGAAGAATTTCCCCTGTGTGCCATAGCCGAGGAAATCATCTTCGCATTAGGAGCACGCCCGCTTGGAATGCCATTGGATGAAATGCCGGAAGATGTATTTGAAACAGAGCTCTTTGATTTAACAAACCAGACTACTTCAATAAAACCGTCCAACAAGCAAACCACCGCCCCTGAGTCACAAAAACAAGCTAAGCCGTTTTGGAAGTTCTGGTAACAATTCAAAAGGGGCACCATGATTGGTGCCCCTTTTGCAAACAATGTCGAACTGAATGTTAGCTCAAGGCTGTCGCATTTGCTGTGCGGTCAGCTTTGTCGAGAGCCGCGACTCTCAACACTCTCGAGCGTCCTGCTTCCAGTACGAAGAGAGCGCCATCCGAACCGAAGGCGACGCCTGTCGGATTTACCAGACCAGTCAAGAACATTTCGCTCTTGCCTTCGCGATTGACGCGAAGCACGCAACCTGAACGTCCAGCGGTGACATACAATCTGCCCAGGCTGTCCATCGAGAGATTGCCGTCGTAACCGTCTGCAAAATTGAAGCTTTCCGGCTCAGCAACAACAACTCTTGCGATTTCTCTGCCGTCTAGCGATCTTTTCACAACTGACCCAGTTGCATGTTCGAGGCACCAGAGGAAGCCATCAGGATCGAGAAGCAATCCCTGAGTGCCGTGTCCGGGTCCACCGACGAGCACTTCGTATTCGCCGGTACGATCGATCTTGAAGATACCGCCTGTATTGGATGGGAAATTAGAAACGAATAGCTCTTCTCTAGTGCCGATCGCCAGGTCTGATAGGAAGGTGCCACCACCTGTCAAACTGCCATCGAGCTGAGCAAGGATGCGTCCGCTCTTGTTCGGGTCGATGCGGTAGACCGTTCCCTGGATTGTAGCGACGTAGAGCACGCCCTTGCGATCGAACCTGAGACCTGAAATGGTGCTGTTGCCGCGGATGCGTGCGTACTCAGTCAGTTGACCGGCGCTGTCGACAAACCAGACACTGCCGTCACAGGCAAAGTAGACGCCTCCAGGACCGGAAGCCATTCTCGAGAACCGGTTAGAGTACGAAGCGTTCAACTGAGAGAGCACGCGCACTGCGTATCCGCGTGGCGCATCAGGCAGATCAATGACCTGCATCTCAGTTGCCGACTGCTTTCCCTCTTTGGTTCCCTCCGCCCCCTGTGCTGAATCGGCTTCTTCCTCTTCGATAGACTCCGCCGATGTAATATCAATGTGCAAAATCAAATG
Encoded here:
- a CDS encoding long-chain fatty acid--CoA ligase, translating into MTQGIATRFFERAQRMGDRVGVRYKEQKSPYKSLSWTDYATLVRDMAFGLAALGVDSGSSVAIFSANSIYWVAADIATICNGGISVPIYPTSSQSDIQYILENSEAQIVFVQNEELCRKVVATKKAAINKIVLLNKPKKSLAELTQELGLPADQSILASVEDILELGKKLKSENPDLIDERLSRTKLSDLATIIYTSGTTGTPKGAGLTHANILSLIEAVKQVLPVDENTVYLNYLPLSHVFERVCGEFYWMTCAGEYAFAESIEAMGKNLAEVQPTMILVVPRVMDRIYSKVRIGIEGASGRRKKLINWSIAVGKQIVGKRAEGKNISAFLQAKYWLAEKLVLGKLREKIGPRLNLVVSGGAPASTEPIEFFNAIGIDTLEGYGLTETTAPACVNLRGKVKIGTVGPTLPSIDLKIGEDGEILLKGPSIFNGYYKNAEATADAFEDGWFKTGDIGEVDRDGYLKITDRKKDLIVNSAGKNIAPQRIEAILKTVPFVSQAVVFGDKQKALVALLTLDEQAATEFGHEQNWEFNSYAELLKQPKLNQFLRKEIQSRSGQLADYEVVKRFAVLPDELSVDEGELTATLKIKRNVVASRYKSVIEALYRDENVDAAALVGGSKR